Below is a window of Sporosarcina ureae DNA.
CTGCAATCCCCGCTTGTTAGAATTGTCACAATACGTAAAAAGGAGATGTCATGATGAATCAATTTCAAGATCAACTTTCCAATTATGCCGACTTAGCTGTAAAGGTGGGTGTAAATATTCAACAGGACCAATATCTATTCATCAGCGCTTCTACAGAAACTACTTCATTTGTTCGATTAATCGTTGAAAAAGCGTATGAAGCTGGTGCAAGACAAGTTTTCGTAGACTGGGTAGACGATGTCGTAACACGTCTGCGTTATGAAAAAGCACCTGCAGATTCGTTTTCCGAGTTTCCTTCGTGGAAACAAATGGAACGTGAACAGCTTGCCGAAAAAGGCGCAGCTTTTATGTCGATCGTATCGCAAGACCCAGACTTACTAAATGGTATTGAGTCTAGCAGAATACGCGATAATCAAAAAGCTTCCAGCACAGCTCTCAGTAAGTTCAGACAAGCTATGCAAGCAGATAAATTTAGCTGGACAGTAATTGCTGCACCGTCAATTGCGTGGGCAGCCAAAATCTTCCCTGAACTACCTATGGAAGAACAAGTACCTGCTCTTTGGAATTCCATTTTGCGTGCTGTAAGAGCCGATCAACACGATCCAGTGCAGGCGTGGAAAAAGCATAATGAAAACCTACATGAAAAAGTAGATTACTTGAATGGTAAACATTACCGCAAACTCCATTATACAGCTCCAGGCACTGATTTAACAATAGAATTACCGGAAAAGCACTTATGGTGTGGAGCTGGTAGTGTTAACCAGGCCGGCCATGAATTCATGGCCAATATGCCGACTGAAGAAGTCTTTACAGCACCCTTAAAAACAGGTGTCAATGGTTCTGTTACAAGTACCAAACCACTGAGCTATGCGGGTACAATTATTGATGGTTTCACTATCCAATTCGAGAATGGTAAAATTACAAGCGTTTCCGCGGATCAAGGAGAAGAAATACTGAAGCAACTTGTCGACACCGATGAAGGCTCACAATTCCTTGGTGAAGTGGCATTGGTACCACATGACTCACCTATTTCTAATTCAAATGTTTTATTCTACAATACTTTATTCGATGAAAATGCTTCAAATCACTTAGCGATCGGTAGCGCGTACGCATTTTGTCTAGACGGCGGAAAAGAAATGGATTCCGAACAACTACAAGCCAATGGATTGAATCAAAGCTTGACACATGTGGACTTCATGATTGGATCTGAAAAGATGGATATTGACGGAATTCTCGAGGACGGAACAGTTGAACCTGTCTTCCGTAACGGTAATTGGGCATTCTAAAATCTGTCACTTCTCATTCAAAGTTTGCTGAAGCACTTAATATTCATCCGGATATCGTGTATAATATATAAGAGAACATAATATATTTTGGAAAGAGGGGCTTTCAAATGGGCTTAATGTATACAACAGTTATCGGTTACATGGTCGTTCTTGGACTTGCATCATTGTTTACGATGCACTTCTTGTCTGGATCATTAGATTCAAATGACTCAATTACAGTTGATCCAAAACCTGAAGGCAGAAACTAATTTGCTTCTATTCCAGTCTTAATGGATATGGATTTTATGATTAGAGTTGCCTCAAACGGCAACTCTTTTCTTTTTTTACAGATTACATATAAACCGTCCAGGAGGGATACTACAATGACATCATTATCTGAAATTATGAATTACAACAAGACGTTCGTCGAAGATAAAAAGTACGAAGAGTTCTCTACTACAAAATTCCCTAATAAACGGATTGTCATCCTTACATGTATGGATACTAGACTGATCGAGCTTCTTCCTAAAGCGATGAACTTGAAAAATGGCGATGCTAAAATTATTAAAAGTGCTGGCGCGATTATCACGTCTCCTTTTGGCGGTCTAATGCGAAGTGTGTTAGTAGCAGTTTATGAATTACAGGCAGATGAAGTCTATGTAGTTGGACACCATGACTGCGGTATGAGTTCTATTAATACAGATCATATTATTGGGCATATGATAGAACGCGGTGTGGATCCGACCATGTTCAAAACATTGAAGTATTCGGGAATTGACATGGAGAAATGGTTACACGGTTTTAGTGACGTGACAGAGAGCGTAAAACAGAGTGTAGACGCGATCCGTAACCACCCTCTTATCCCAACTGATGTAAATGTTCACGGTCTTGTAATCAACCCCGAAAACGGCAAGCTGGACATTATTGAAGATGGTTACAAAGCACAGGAACTATCTCAGTAAAATACGTCTAATCAAAACAGCCGGCTTCTTCTATTCGAAGAGCCGGCTTTTCCATATAGTCATCCACTTTTCCCAAAGGGTCTTACCCTTTCAATAATCCTCTTCTACCATTCCAAACATATAATGATCTTCCCACACACCATTGATAAACAGCAATTGCCGTAGCAACCCTTCACGATGGTATCCTGCCTTTTCCAACACTTTCACCGAGCCTACATTACGCGGTGATACGTACGCCTCTACCCTATGCAAATTTACTTTTTCAAACGCAAACTGATTAATAAGCAAGACCGCTTCAGTACCGATTCCTCTTCCTGTTTGGCGCTGGTCAATGGAATACCCGACAAATCCGCTGGAGAACGGTAACCTTTTGATGCTGTACAATGAAATTTGACCAATGATCATACTGGTCTCCGAATCAAAAATACCGAAATTATACTCCCGACGATCACGCATCTGATACAGTGATTCACGTATTTTATCGCGCTGCATCGCAACTGTATAATACGTATTATCGTGACGGGGTTCAAATTCCGTCCAGTACTCTTTATTCGCTATGAGCATTTGGGTGAACTGATACGCATCATCTTCTGTCAGAATGCGCAGATAACATTGCTCCCCTTCAAGTAAAATCATTTATCCTCATCCTTTTCGAAGCATTCTGTTTTAACCTAAGATTTTATTCAATCGATGTGAATGAAATGAAGAATCAGTACCCGTTACCTGAATTCATTAGTTCTTATTATAGTATTTTTTACATGTACAAGACAATAGAACGCCACAATTTCTCAATTGTAAAGGAAAATTCATACTTTCCCCCTCTATCGAACAGTAATCTCTGTATACTGTTGTTCAGGAGGATTTTATCATGCTAAGAATTATTTTGATGGTACTTTCGTTACTCATCATGATTGGAACTCATATCGCCGCAAATTTAATCCCACTTAATGGACTGACTACTTGGGAAATTGCTAATCGAGTACCGGTTCTATTCATGCCTGCAGAGTATGTTTTTTCAATTTGGATAGTGCTAGATCTGCTACTGGTCAGTTGGCTATACTCATTTTTCAAGGCTTCACCTAGACTTTCTTCTTCAGTTGCGAATTTACGTGCAATTTCGTTCTCACTCAGCTGTTTTTTAAATATCGCATGGCTTTTATTGTGGCATTATAGTTATTATTATTGGGCTATTGTCAGCGTGATCGCATTATTAATTTGTTTGTTAGTGCTGTATTTCAGTTATCCCAAAATTGAGGGTAGAAATAAGGAACGACTTCCCATCTCCGCTTATATGGGATGGATTTTCATCGCAGTCATCGCTAATTCTAATTATGCTTTCAAATTCCACGATTGGACAGGATGGGGTTTGAGTGATCCACTATGGACAGTACTCTTCTTAACTTTAGCCGCAGCGATCGCTCTACATTTTATGTATCATTACCATGATTCTATGTTTAATTTAATTATCATTTGGTCATTCATTGGTATAGCAATGAAAAACGGTACAGATGAATTATTCGTTTCGACAGCGGCTCTATTTCTTTCCGCAGTCATCGGCTTCATAGTATTTATGGGTCGGCGTTTTTCAAAGCCGCTACAATTATAACACGGCGCCAATTGGGCAGCCGTGTTTTTTTCGTGATTATACCGTAAAATAGGGTATAGGTTAGGGTATAGAATATCATGCTAGAGAGTGGAGGTTACGCTATGTCAAATTCGAAATTATTGTCTTCTCTTAGTTATTTCAGTGTGTTCTTCGCTCCCCTTCTGTTGCCAATCATCATTTATTTCGTGACAGATGAATTCGAAGTTCGCCGTCATGCCAAAAAAGCGCTCGTTTCGCATATAGTTCCAATGGCTTTACTAATTGCCGGTTTCGTCATTATGTCTTTTTCCATCTTTTCTTTTAATGCTGATACCATTACAAATGCAGACAGCAATATGATGTTCTGGGGATTCATTCCCATGCTCTTCATTATTTTATATAGTTTATTGTTTGTTGTCGTTCTAATTTGGAATGTATATCAAGGTGTAAAAGTGTTGAAATGAGTAATGGGAAGAACAAGCAAATCATTAAAAAAACATCAATAAAGTATGATATAGTAGGATTGATTAAATTGTACGGAAGAAAGGACTTGTGAACATGATTGTAAAAAATGATGAAGAATTAGAGGGATTGCGCGTAATAGGAAAAATTGTCGCTGAGATCCGTGAAACGTTGAAAGATGCTACAGTTCCAGGCATTACAACGAAGGAACTTGATGATATGGCAGGACGTTTATTTGCTGAAAAAGGTGCGGTTTCTGCTCCAATCGATCAGTATGATTTCCCTGGCTATACATGCATCAGCGTCAACCATCAGGTAGCACATGGCATTCCAGGAAGCTATGTGATCCAAGACGGTGACCTTGTGAATATAGACGTTTCCGGATCGTTTGGCGGCTTTTTTGCTGATACTGGTATTTCATTCGTGGCGGGTACACCTGACGAGCAAAAGCAGAAACTATGTGATGTGGCAAAGTCAGCTTTGGACCGCGCGTTATTGAAAGTGAAAGCAGGTTCTAGTTTGAATCAAATCGGCAAAGCTGTTGAACGTGAAGCGAAAGATAATGGCTTGCATGTGATCAAAAACTTAACCGGACATGGAATTGGCACGTCTCTTCATGAAGAGCCCCAGCATGTTCTTAATTATTATGATCCTTGGGATAAAACGTTATTGACGGATGGTATGGTTTTGGCAGTGGAGCCATTCGTTTCGCAAAAGGCTGAGCATGTGATTGAGTTGGATGACGGTTGGACGTTTGTTACGCCTGATAAATCACTCGTTGCACAGATCGAGCATACGATTGTCGTGACAAAAGGTCAGCCTATTATTTTGACTCAGCTTGATTGATGATAGAAATGAGCAAGCACGGAGAGACTCCGCGCTTGCTTATTTTTTTGCGGAGAATTATCCGGTGAGTGAGAAACTCGTTAAAAGATAAAAGAAAAACTGAAGAGCAGCCCTCCGTGATGGAGTTCGTCTTCAGTCATTGCGTATCGTCTAGGCGATGATACGTTTTTCGTTATTTCTTTTTCTTTACTTTTGGCTTTGATTTCTTTGGTGCGGCTTTTTTCATTTCGTCCAAAGTCTTAGAATTTCCTTCGATCAGTTTTCCATTGTACCAGACTTTTTGGACAGTTTTGATACCTTTGGATACTTTACGATAGTCGCGTTCTTCTGGGTAAGATAGCAGTGTGAGAACTTCTCCATCCGCTCCAGCGCGGCCTGTTCTGCCTGATCTGTGTAAGTATTGTTCGACTGTGTGTGGTACGTCGACGTGGATGACGTGTGTCAACCCTTCGATATCTAGACCCCTGGCAGCAAGGTCCGTAGCGATAAGGATGCGGATCGTACCTTTTCTGAAGTCTTCCAATGTTTTCTGACGGTCAAGTTTTTTCATGTCAGAATAAAGTACTGCGATAGGTGCATCGTTGTAGAGCAGTTTCAGTTCTTTCATGCGTAACTGGTCTACGTTGTTCATGAATGTCAGTGCACGAACACCTGATAATGCAGAAATCCCTCTGAGGACATCGGTCTTTTTACGTTCATCCACTTTTACGTATGAATGAACGACTTGACCACTGTTTGGAATTTCATCTGCATTGACTTGCAGGCGGATCGGATCCTTCATTAGTTGTTTGGCAACAAGTTCAATTTCATCGGTAATTGTTGCAGATACGACAGCTAATTGACGCTCAGGATTTGCAGCTTCAATTAAGCTTTTCACCAATACTCGATATTCGCGTGAGAGTAGTTGATCCCCTTCGTCGATGACTAAATACTGGATATCATACATTTTGAGCTTACGTTCTTTTACTAACTCATTTAATCTTCCTGGTGTTCCCACTACAATCGTTGGTTTTTTCTTCAGTTTTTCAACTTGACGTTGCATGTTTGCACCGCCAATCAACTGAGTGACTGTTACGGAAGTTCCCTCAACCAAATCACGTATCACATTGACAATCTGCATAGATAGTTCTTGTGATGGTGTAATGATTAATGCTTGTGTTTTCGGTAAATTTCCGTCTACCATTTGAATTACAGGTAATGCATAAGCCAATGTTTTACCTGTGCCTGTTGGGGATTCTGCCACTATATCTTTACCCGACAGCATTTCAGGTATCATCTGGGATTGAATGGGCATGGGCTGTTTAAAATTCCACTTTGTGCGCAAAGATTCATTCAGCTCGTCTAAAAAATTCATTCGGTTCACTCTTTTCTGTAGTTGAGGATTTCAACCGGTTATTTTTTTTGAAGCTTCTTTCTCAACTTCTGAATTTTAGGCACTACTTTTACGAACATGTTGTAAATAAAAGGTTTGTATACTTTATCGATTTCTCCGATAAATTCTGTTACACCATCTACTTGGCAGAAGCTATTTTTAAAATTGTACAATCCATCTTGTTCACTGTCGAGCACGAACACTCCACCGAGATCATACTGCTCTGCTCCAATTTCTAATCCCCACTTCATCATTTCATAGTTCATTAGATAACTAGGGTTTAGATTGCGCTTTGTGTTGGAGCTACCAGCGTATAAGTAATACAATTTCCCGTTATAGTTAATCGTTACTGCACCTGCTAAATAGTCGTCTTCATGCTTCGCTATATAGATGCGCAAGTCATCGAATGCTTCTCGCATTTTGACGAAATAATCATATGAACGAATAGAAATTTGATTACGAACAGACATTTCTTCATGGATTTCAAAGAACTTCTTTAAATATTCATCACTGCGTGAATAAGAAATTTCCACACCTTTACGTGCAGAGCTTCGGATTTTACTTCTCGTTCTACTACGGAACTTGAGCATTAAGGAATCTTCATCCTCGTCCGTCAATTTAACAATCATATTGTA
It encodes the following:
- a CDS encoding aminopeptidase, encoding MNQFQDQLSNYADLAVKVGVNIQQDQYLFISASTETTSFVRLIVEKAYEAGARQVFVDWVDDVVTRLRYEKAPADSFSEFPSWKQMEREQLAEKGAAFMSIVSQDPDLLNGIESSRIRDNQKASSTALSKFRQAMQADKFSWTVIAAPSIAWAAKIFPELPMEEQVPALWNSILRAVRADQHDPVQAWKKHNENLHEKVDYLNGKHYRKLHYTAPGTDLTIELPEKHLWCGAGSVNQAGHEFMANMPTEEVFTAPLKTGVNGSVTSTKPLSYAGTIIDGFTIQFENGKITSVSADQGEEILKQLVDTDEGSQFLGEVALVPHDSPISNSNVLFYNTLFDENASNHLAIGSAYAFCLDGGKEMDSEQLQANGLNQSLTHVDFMIGSEKMDIDGILEDGTVEPVFRNGNWAF
- a CDS encoding beta-class carbonic anhydrase, whose protein sequence is MTSLSEIMNYNKTFVEDKKYEEFSTTKFPNKRIVILTCMDTRLIELLPKAMNLKNGDAKIIKSAGAIITSPFGGLMRSVLVAVYELQADEVYVVGHHDCGMSSINTDHIIGHMIERGVDPTMFKTLKYSGIDMEKWLHGFSDVTESVKQSVDAIRNHPLIPTDVNVHGLVINPENGKLDIIEDGYKAQELSQ
- a CDS encoding GNAT family N-acetyltransferase; translation: MILLEGEQCYLRILTEDDAYQFTQMLIANKEYWTEFEPRHDNTYYTVAMQRDKIRESLYQMRDRREYNFGIFDSETSMIIGQISLYSIKRLPFSSGFVGYSIDQRQTGRGIGTEAVLLINQFAFEKVNLHRVEAYVSPRNVGSVKVLEKAGYHREGLLRQLLFINGVWEDHYMFGMVEEDY
- a CDS encoding DUF4870 domain-containing protein, with the protein product MSNSKLLSSLSYFSVFFAPLLLPIIIYFVTDEFEVRRHAKKALVSHIVPMALLIAGFVIMSFSIFSFNADTITNADSNMMFWGFIPMLFIILYSLLFVVVLIWNVYQGVKVLK
- the map gene encoding type I methionyl aminopeptidase, which produces MIVKNDEELEGLRVIGKIVAEIRETLKDATVPGITTKELDDMAGRLFAEKGAVSAPIDQYDFPGYTCISVNHQVAHGIPGSYVIQDGDLVNIDVSGSFGGFFADTGISFVAGTPDEQKQKLCDVAKSALDRALLKVKAGSSLNQIGKAVEREAKDNGLHVIKNLTGHGIGTSLHEEPQHVLNYYDPWDKTLLTDGMVLAVEPFVSQKAEHVIELDDGWTFVTPDKSLVAQIEHTIVVTKGQPIILTQLD
- a CDS encoding DEAD/DEAH box helicase, whose protein sequence is MNFLDELNESLRTKWNFKQPMPIQSQMIPEMLSGKDIVAESPTGTGKTLAYALPVIQMVDGNLPKTQALIITPSQELSMQIVNVIRDLVEGTSVTVTQLIGGANMQRQVEKLKKKPTIVVGTPGRLNELVKERKLKMYDIQYLVIDEGDQLLSREYRVLVKSLIEAANPERQLAVVSATITDEIELVAKQLMKDPIRLQVNADEIPNSGQVVHSYVKVDERKKTDVLRGISALSGVRALTFMNNVDQLRMKELKLLYNDAPIAVLYSDMKKLDRQKTLEDFRKGTIRILIATDLAARGLDIEGLTHVIHVDVPHTVEQYLHRSGRTGRAGADGEVLTLLSYPEERDYRKVSKGIKTVQKVWYNGKLIEGNSKTLDEMKKAAPKKSKPKVKKKK
- a CDS encoding lipid II:glycine glycyltransferase FemX, with the translated sequence MPILDKNNAEDVKRYETFMRNSPFRSITQDPNWANVKDDWGNEQVYVERDGEIVAAMSLLIRKVPGGFSLLYAPRGPICDLHDQKLVEELIQEAEVLVKKHKAFALKMDPEQLYTDELDKLYRDAGYIVRNEGAGKEDLIQPRYNMIVKLTDEDEDSLMLKFRSRTRSKIRSSARKGVEISYSRSDEYLKKFFEIHEEMSVRNQISIRSYDYFVKMREAFDDLRIYIAKHEDDYLAGAVTINYNGKLYYLYAGSSNTKRNLNPSYLMNYEMMKWGLEIGAEQYDLGGVFVLDSEQDGLYNFKNSFCQVDGVTEFIGEIDKVYKPFIYNMFVKVVPKIQKLRKKLQKK